A single genomic interval of Lacrimispora sphenoides JCM 1415 harbors:
- a CDS encoding GNAT family N-acetyltransferase — protein sequence MKDNILILEAKQSNHEELREIFFTVRKDTFHWIELNALKLSDYDESTKDELILAAFINNNIVGFVSIWVPDKFIHNLFVLKDFQGKGVGTALINEAAKRVGLPLTLKCVKENTKAFDYYKSHNWKIEKEDMGNEGLYYLMKYSRPLNEE from the coding sequence ATGAAAGATAATATTTTAATTTTAGAAGCCAAACAATCAAATCACGAGGAATTACGAGAGATATTTTTTACGGTACGTAAGGATACTTTTCACTGGATAGAACTAAACGCGCTGAAATTGTCAGATTATGATGAAAGTACTAAAGATGAGCTAATATTGGCTGCATTCATAAATAATAATATAGTTGGGTTTGTATCAATTTGGGTACCAGATAAATTTATACATAATTTATTTGTACTAAAAGACTTTCAAGGCAAAGGTGTTGGAACAGCTCTTATTAATGAAGCCGCTAAAAGGGTAGGACTGCCATTAACTTTAAAATGTGTAAAAGAAAACACTAAGGCTTTCGATTACTATAAATCGCATAATTGGAAAATTGAAAAAGAAGATATGGGTAATGAGGGGTTATATTATTTAATGAAGTATAGTAGACCCTTAAATGAGGAGTGA
- a CDS encoding winged helix-turn-helix transcriptional regulator has protein sequence MTDKGESLMPVLDAMCKWGHQFVE, from the coding sequence CTGACGGATAAAGGGGAGTCCCTTATGCCGGTGCTAGACGCAATGTGTAAATGGGGACATCAGTTTGTGGAATAA